GAGATAAAAGAGAGAATGAAAAACCTGTGAACAATGAAGCAAAGAGTAGCGAAATTGACAACTACAAAGAAAGGTACTTTTTAAGTCACCTAAAAGACCACACTGTGGTAACAATGATAGACCTCTGCACAGCGGGGTTCGAATATACACCATGTAAATGTTTGCATTTGCTTGTGTAACTATTTGGGTACTTACTAATGTACACCCATTTCAGTATTATGTTTGATATTATCCAGATGTATTTGATTGCTATCTACCTTTTCATCCTTACTGTAAAATATGAAGAATGCGGAGCCATACTGAGCAACCGGTGGTGTTGCTTGCAGCGATTGAGGTTGTGCATGAAAGCTCTTACTTATCCCTTGTAAGACAACTCGGACGCCGAACAAACTCACCAGTGGCTGGTCGACACCGACTTTCTCAACACTTTTTATACAAACTAACCATCTGATCTCTTGAAATCTTCTGGTTTTTCGAAATGATATAATGCATAAAAAGCTATTGAAAATTCACTATTTACTATTTTTGATTATAGCCGTGTGATCAAATTTTAAACGAACAAAATGATCATTGAAATTACTATTGAACTTATTGTTTGTTAGTCGTTAGTATGACTAAATTTTCAAGTAAAAGATCAATGAGAATAACGAaagcaaatttaattttcctTATCTGTAGAAAAAGTCAGATCAATATTGTAAATCAAGTCTTTTAGGTTAATTCATGTAGCCCTTGTCGCCAGTAAGGCTTACCAAACAACTGAAAAAATAGCACACCTGAAGCAAATGTCATCTGTGACATACAAACAATCCCTCGCATTACACAGCCTCCCGTTATTACGATGGCAGACTGGATTCAAacggtcaggtataattgcagtggctcaaaacctggtcagtttctgggtcgttttgtaaaggtggagcttaatccggaaatgcaaatgttttgtcggcactaagcgacgaggttttaCGCAAGTGccgttacctccacaagcacaagtcggttagaaattgagtctgtaatctttttattttttgtaacaaaataaagcataaacatcattttagacaaatctttaatcaaaaatatgagatctttcatcaaactagcataacgtattcacatagttgtttatcgtagttttatcgtgttaagacgaaatagtagcatgctcacgaaacggaaaaaagtcttctcaaaaatacatcattaattattctgtgttcgtttatacagtgtgtatgaaaaatatcttacatacgttgtaatatgattgcacttacatgtatgtaacgcagtattatataagttattgaatatttgtgattatgttctaaccaaataaaatgcacattgaaacaattgtctactttgctaccattctgagagctaaagaagattctatttcattttagtgtaactatttatgttagcgtatcgtaagacaaagattgtgaaaaggcaacagaagacattagtctatcttatctttactacaaacaccgacttctccaacaactaactttatttagattttgaacatgaccgcactctgtaggtattcatttgtcaatttgcttatatatttattatttatgtacagcattgtgtgaccaaaaaagttttcttgatttgttgggcaaaaaatattttcttactgttggcatgatgatgtattttcttgctccaatataaataatgcatgtggcaattgttgtgcatcattgttagcagctttgccgttacctccacaagcacaatgtagccaattctggaaaatcagagggcagcacacacacaaaacctttagcatgatgtatgtctattggcattgctgacgTTGTACAACAtatattgtttgaaaagtcgatgcgcaatgacaaaatgtctggtgatggaccactggaacaatgatgggaagtaggttgttttagttatcggacaaatctatcatgataaattgtaaagtttaataattttattttatataaaaagaaaatgttgcgcataacttaattactaccacatcagcaccaaagtcataaaaggcctttaacaagcacaaatgagaacagaataacacagtagaaaagggctacatatactacatgtaggtatgtgaaaataagtgaatataggtctgggttatttaaaaaaaatcagtgttgaaaatcctgtatgttttatgtatgtaggtatgttttaatttgatcaatatatacactcaaaattgagcacagtacaagctgaaacagttcgagttgttgcatataaaagtattcctatctagaacaagtttgttctctatggctgcagatgaattggcaatgaggtggagggcacgccagatgcccTCTGGCATGACctcccttcattgccagttcacccacagctataGGGAACAAACTTGTTTATGCCTATTtagatattgcatgtattagaaagcctcaggaagcatttatgctctgtcatttcttactccctgcaaactcctcttggagatccttgatctaaaataaaaacaatcatagcatgtgtatttacatctccttgaactcgtaaagtactgtgaatgcagtattcaagtggcattatttgcgaCGATTTTTGACTTGgacaggaatattatttgttaatttaatgaagtagattggaaagttacattggacattgtgattagctggaagttaatttggcgatctcaaagaaccgggcaaatctgcttttgctagttcctgactttattactgtttttacagtagttttatttcataattatttcctggcttcatatatcttctccgatcctacattgctcaaccgacttagcccatagagttgacttgtagaagacaacagcgaaattagtccaagtactcagtctatgaatcggatggtgttgcggcaccttgttatcaatttctcaaagagttgataacaactccagagatgctcccaaatcctaATTAGAGATTTGCTAATAacatcaaatcaccaatcatgagattggcatcaaagcaccataaaaatggattacccagtttgtaaattaaatcaaattaaacccatcaattacatagtggatgatggttttaatttcattttatttgaaagctgagcagtcacccttctaagtgatttgatttggagcaaaacgcatgccagcaatttgatatgctttacaaatctggaatcaaagatttgggagcatcgctgcacaactctctccaattcagacactgagcacttacactaaagtgacacaaaagcatcatgcaacagggttctaattttaaaactgagttactgaatattaccactcaccggactgttaggtatgaaagtaacatcaggtgtctgagttacatatataatgctgtcgtttgtggcgtttcgtagatgctccccacatctatggaagctcgcatagcctctgctcttactACGTACCCGTTCTGAGCAAGCACTGCatttcctccttatcttgagctataaatcagaatgctcgagaCATTGAACGTTCggctgggtgtgaacaggcaacttaacaaatatcgaagttggcagcaaataatttgtttctaaaacctaatcctgcctacacaaggggttcttctgcattatcctactataacttcacgtttttctagctactaatctagggctataaatggcttgaagatccgcctaccaatgaaattccacatttaaccataattaatattgcacgatttgcctaaaattttattgctggttatgtgagtgagtacctccgtgttactatcagatgcattgtcttgaggatgcggtctcttggttggattctgtgactaaaaatgtaaacaatacgtaaattatgtatatcgacaccatgtgacaacatatatgaatttatgcacatgcatagcatatttatatttgtgggcacaatttaactaaattcaaattggcaaaagagtccaaacaaaggctTTGTTGCCAGGGCTCcaaaataagcattcattttatcttgcttttaatgattgtttttgcgaattttaggtgtgaaatattaaatgtaaaataaaatattacatccaagtttaaccaaaggggtgaactgcgatataatactatctggcgcatgtgtgaggcctcgggatgagaaattctcaagaaaaatgagacagattgccataaacttcactggctattgggtcaaggatattgtatctgagcattccaatcaagtccttgtttttttgtaattctaccaaatttctatgagagtgtagttgaattaaaataagagaaaatgtttttgaactttgatgtactgtgagaccgaaagcaaagtatcgaatacagcttagacatgtcgcaaccctcacagtagtgtagacttagatttactgcattctctgatttcggcttacaagaatataaatgtgcacgcatgcttttgttacaagatagctatttcagaaataagacaaattaaaatccataaaagtaataaatattatttatcatctctatgtaaaatccatactatactatctgtgcatttgcaaagacatggaaggatagccctgtctaaatatattggacatacaatgaccgagttttgctgtccaaaaatatcccttataataggctgagtaaaatattcttggtgtataccggtaacttaccctccgctgttctttgtacttttccttctggatttgctgtctttcagggccgtacatgcagccatactctttttcttcgccatactctttttcttcgccatacatacataaatagccttgactgtcatgaatgacgttcttacctctccaaatatcttcaccttgctaaattagagcagataaaattttaaaattaagaaacatggtacagattttttagattcattggctgaagacgttgtagatttttagccttacttgattgctaacactcaattgggaactaactgctgcatgtatatgatgcttgatacatttataGCTTGCTTGAtggtagttattaatatatacaatgatttttaatgtcatttcaattgcatgccaatgcttgtacactgaagcccatgtatatcttctaatcaaggctgcactataagcttgattgtaatccactgcatgtctgtatatacacgaatatccacttcgtcaaattaagcttaagagttgagtgtctatagagagtaatcctttattgctgagaggtagatggtgtgtatccagagtgagttgctagtgaactgatgaaaattgtgtcaactctgcttcaagtagggcctgtgacgccatagatcacatggtacaaaaacaaaccaaaaagggcttcataaaactgcagcataaaaacatataagctactattgacatgtacttctattgcacaacaaccaagcataggcctacattttacaatcaaggttacacttcgcaatcaaggttacactaaaatatccgaggtataaaatgttcattttcagCACAAGATCACAAATTACGCAGTGGAaaaaaagtgctttaaggatatgagattacctCCAAAAAGTCAttcatgcttgttgaatatgccgtcctcatggtttgtgtaaaacttgttgccatattcgatttcatgggctttgatggcttgctcagcctcgtctaacaatgaggcaagaaggagcggcataatgcttaaatgcactgcaattaaaaaatatatttggtaggccctcaggctcctcgtagaagttgactgtcgtcagcgatcatgtcattcagctctcgaggcttcgataacctaccgacaTGATTGCTGACTACAGGCACAGGAGGCCTATAGGTAGGCCTATAATTAAGATCaaatgatgaatacaaaaagtcagttatgaatacatgatgacccactgaggtcttcttttagggttgaagcaatatgaatatgcagtgcatttcaattaattttttaagacaaattgcaagcagtaagcgactctgactactgaAGACTACTGATCACAGACAGGCTGTCTAGTCCgaaaatataactgccctgcattgcagaagactaaaaaaacttgctttaccttgcctcctctcctacactttttgtgaaccaaacagatgagatacagcctaggcctggcggtgctactgacagcgcaccattgtagtaacaagttcaaataaaatttgaaatacacaattaaatggttgttccttaggtagctacatactgtcgttgtttcaaaatgtgctacagttgagacttggtagtaatataaagttagttgttaaaaaagtgtgtgcttgcagcaaatacagtaaagataagaaactgatgtcttctgttgccttcatttttacaatcaatgcctaacgagatgctaatactaatatttacagtgaaataaaatagaatcattttaggctctcagaatggtaacaaaggggacaaccgttttaatgtgcattttatttgttcagaacataatcgtaacttttcaatattttatgtaataccgctttacaaaagtgtattcatattaaaaaaatataaaactatttttcaaatataaacgaatacagaataattaatggtgtatttttgagaagattttttccgttttgtgagcgtgttaccatttattcttaacaagaaaaaactacgataaacagctatgtaaatactctatgttattttgctaaaagaactcatatttgtaattaaaaatttgcttggaaaagatgcttacgtgatattttgttaaacaaaaagataactactcgatttctcaacaactaaacgtttgcagtggttcggctaactttaaaacttttgtatttccggattaagctccacccctacaaaacgacccagaaactgaccaggttttgagccactgcaattatacctgaccgaTTCAAACAGCTTCGTTACTAAGCTCCGCCTACTTAATTAGTTAATGACATAGAGCGTGTATGTGATTGCACTTGCGAGCTTATGTGTCAAAAAATAGTTAGCGTAACGTAAATGTCAAGGAACTCTGCCGTCATAACGTGTCCATTGTTGTACgtttatacaaaaacaaatcGCTCATAATAACCGTGGCCAGGCTATTAGCAAACCATTCACAGCTAGTATTATGAACGGTTTCCACTGTGCAATAAACTTTTCCATAGTGTAAGTAAAACAAAGGTCAAGTAGCCCTACAACTTTGTATTAAGTCATTATATCTTGTTTTGTTTATCGCGTGTCAATGGCGTACGTGTCATTTAAACCTCGCCTTGTTacatatgagcaatctttattgtggtaatcaatagtcatattttacaatatgttttccacaaggtaccacggcaagtaaactaactaaaaagcggtgtacaacaaaaaaaataaaaaggactgcaaagaaactatagtctaactaaaaaactagtgaatagtctaactaatataataatattagaactgaatgcataaaatatgtagaacaCAAGCTTGaagattgatatgagtattgtttaaacaaaaagtggacaaataatagctcagtgaaaatagtatacaaataaatgacaagttttctagtcatgaaaacaaagtgtaatatgaaatggttaaaataggtaaggctatatggtgaatggtattattggtcagaggaaagtagatgtagtttgagtttttttttaaaagattgcagaggaagagttcttaaatgagtgcagagattattaaatgaatttagcaggttgctgttgagtttgttgtggcttatggcactaggtaatttgaatctgtttctggttttgtgactatggtttacggtttgaaagctatagctgagatatttagggcagttatcGTGGAGTATTTAATGAGCAGCGAGGCAGGTGAAGTAATGTGATAGCTTAGGTAAGGGAAGAACACCGGCagtgcttgttattaagttggtagatggtaagtgctggtttttatggggtatgtttaggtctttgcatataagtcgtaaagcttttttgtaaaataaatagtgtgttggtatattttacaggtgttgtagggtaaaacacatgcaggccatatataagataggaatggataaaattatagtgatatagtctggcagtatcaaagttcataagatgacgaatgttataaaataaacttaggttagattatattttatttgaaatgaatgagatgtggtctaGCCATGATAAAGCGTCGTTGATGATgaagccaagtagtttagaagtagattgtcttgttagggcactgtcaaatatagaaattgtcagagggaAATTCAATGGTGGATTTACTAAGATATTGTGAGATTTTGAAATTGTTGCTGTACCTTTTCATCACATTTGCTTGCAGTGCTGGACCATCGTTGTCATTGTTTGCTTATCGTTCATGCGGTGttatttttggtatatttttgtaaggtatattgttatattgctcGGGGGAGCGATTAAGCACTCACCGTTGACTCAAGATCACAAGAGGCCTTTGTCAGCTTtgtctccagtcactatatatccatgggggtcacgtgtctcctaggCGTTTAAGCCGCAGCCTAATAGCCGACTAAGCCGTAGCTTCtagtagctataacttctagtagtctatttagcccaggggttcccaaccttttttacTATGTTCCCCCTCAGACATGTTCAGAAATTTGAATTCCTCCACACATACTTCATGGCTAAAAAGGAAGactaatacaaattataatgagactttattgtatatttgcaaacacataacaaaatatttttatacaacatgTAACTATGTAATTATTGAGAATTCTGTTGCCGCTCATTCGCGCACAGTACTTCAACGAGAGGCTTTGTTTTGGACAGAGCACAGCGCTGATCATTTTGTACGATCAATTGATCACAAGTTTTAGACTGAATGGGAAGTACGTGTAATGTTGAGAAGCCTGACTCGCACAGTTATGTAGTCACAAATGGCAGCAGTTTGTGGAGTTCAATTTTCACTACCTTGGGATAACATGCGGTCATTGTTggctaaaagtcagcaatgGACGTTATTCCAAATGAAAGTTTTGCAGCCGACTCAAGTTTTAACTCTAGAAACTTTTTCTGACAGTCATCTGGTACCATGTTGACTTCACACTGAAATGGATGGTCAGATCCAAGTCTTCGCTAGGTATTTTAGGGAAATATCTTTTGGACTCTGTGTGAAGGTGTTCTAGATGTTCTGCAATCTCGTCCTGGATTTCAGGAGGAAGATCCAAGTTGCCACTGTCCAGCAAGTTGTCTAAGCTTTAAACATTGCAAAGTTTCCACAGCAGACTTTCCTCTTCTAGCTCATCAGCTTTGCTTGAAAAGCATTCAGCTGGTTGATAAATATGATCATGTCAGTATTAGGACCCTGCATCTTCAGATTTAGTTAATTAAACTGCTCAAAAATATCTACTAGATATGCAATCTGAATAATCCAGTTGTTGTCTGTGAGATGCTTATGGAAACTCTCTTTTCCCTGTTGCTCGGTAAACAATATCAGTTCATTTCGGAGGCTGTAAACTCGAGCTGTGACATTACCTCGTGATAACCAACAAACATGTGTGTGATACAAACGTGTTTGGTGCTCAAcatccatgtctttgcaaagtACCTTAAATAGCCTTGTGTGCAGTGCATTGCTCTTCATGTAGTTAATTAATTCGATTACCTCCTGTAAGACAATGGAAAGAGATGAAGGAAGGGTTCTAACTGCCAATGCATGCCGGTGCAGCATACAGTGAGTGCTCTCTACATTAAGTGAAACTTTTTTACAAGAGCTTGAAAGCCTGATTTTGTGCCTAGCATAGCTGGTGCCCCATCTGTACAACAGCTAATAACATTTTCCCATTTTAGATCTACTTCATCAAAAAAGTTGGAGACaacattaaaaatgtctttagCTTTGGTTGTGGTTTCCAGAGGTACACGAAACAGAAaatccttttttatttcttcgtTGTGTACATAGCGGGCATACACCATTAACTGTGAGCATGAAGCTACATCAGTTGACTCATCCAACTGAATAGCAAAGAGCCCAAATGGAGATAACATTATCTGCTGGACAACCTGATCGTTAATGTCATTGACCATGCTGCAATTTCTTCTCTGCACTGTGTTATTAGACAATGACACTGCAGCCAGCTTCTTCTCAGCCTCCTTTCCCAATATAGGTTTCGCCATCATCAGTGTACATGGCTTTAATAAATCTTCTCCAATGGTATGGGGTTTTTTCTGATTAGCGATTTCATATGCTACCTTGTACGGAGGCTTCCAGTAGTTTGGAGTTTCATTCATGAAAAGCCCCAATTGTGTCTAGCCTCATCTGCTTGAACGGTTTTCCATGTCGCTCAAAGAAGTTTTGTTCCTTTGCTGAGGAGAGATGATGCTTCAATTTGTTAGGTCGTATTGAATCATTGCCCAATACTTTTATGCATTACATACATTTGGCTTTTCTTCACCCTTGCTAACTAgacattgaaataaatattgcatgtagcttgcatcatatttttgtttcttgcTAGTACTCATTCTGTAATGAAAGATATTATTAGTTCAATATTTAGGCCGCATTTTAACATGAAATCTGTAGTAAGAACAATATTACACACTGTATTAcatcccaaatacacaaatgcaaattatataatatataccgtAAGTTCTCGTGCTCAAgtcgcgcggcttgtcgttgggcatggcttctggttcaaggtcatagacaGGCGTGGCTAAggccattcttttaaaacttatgtggagctcagggcggcttctcgataaatgcggtctctgctcagttgcCGCACTATAACCATAGAAGCGCAttcataataaacttttatgtaTGGGGTCTTGGCAACCTACTTGTTTATTTTCAAGAACATGTTTAAGGAATACTTTacactaaagaagaatttatcgcccAAGTCGAGATGAATTATCAGTGAATTATCAATGAAGAATTTGTTTAGTTTGAATTCATGACACTCAAATTCTTGGGTGTTTTTTcggtattttttaaaagtaaatttaaattcCAAACGAAATTTTTATCTATGAAGATGATGAGGTATGTTTagctcaccacagtcatagattattaacaccttttcattcttgaccggcatcttttCATAAAGATGAAGCCCTCCAACAGTGCAATAAtgatctagctgagacatggcaagtgagttcttgatgcaagggttcaggaattttaatttgaacatgGAAGTGAacgaaaattcttttcacatgcactgatgtagcctgttttcttattcaaaagGACACAagtatagcgaaacccgtctcaacactcGCTCCCGAAAGAGTCAA
Above is a genomic segment from Watersipora subatra unplaced genomic scaffold, tzWatSuba1.1 SCAFFOLD_29, whole genome shotgun sequence containing:
- the LOC137410069 gene encoding protein FAM200C-like, translating into MAKPILGKEAEKKLAAVSLSNNTVQRRNCSMVNDINDQVVQQIMLSPFGLFAIQLDESTDVASCSQLMVYARYVHNEEIKKDFLFRVPLETTTKAKDIFNVVSNFFDEVDLKWENVISCCTDGAPAMLGTKSGFQALVKKFHLM